A section of the Falco biarmicus isolate bFalBia1 chromosome 3, bFalBia1.pri, whole genome shotgun sequence genome encodes:
- the PENK gene encoding proenkephalin-A: MALLLRLGCSLLALSTCLLPRARADCGRDCAACAYRLGPRAGIHPLACTLECEGKLPSAKAWETCKELLQLAKLDHSEDGNIAPGDKKELDENHLLAKKYGGFMKRYGGFMKKMDELYRVEPEDEANGGEILAKRYGGFMKKDSDDDALANSSDLLKELLGTGDNPEAGHYREINENDGDISKRYGGFMRSIRRSPELEDEAKELQKRYGGFMRRVGRPEWWLDYQKRYGGFLKRFADSILPSEEDGETYSKEVPEMEKRYGGFMRF; this comes from the exons ATGGCGTTGCTCCTGAGACTCGGCTGCTCGCTGCTGGCCCTCAGCACCTGCCTGCTCCCGAGGGCGCGGGCGGACTGCGGCCGCGACTGCGCCGCCTGCGCCTACCGCCTGGGACCCCGCGCCGGCATCCACCCCCTG GCATGTACGCTAGAATGTGAAGGAAAGCTGCCTTCTGCCAAAGCCTGGGAGACCTGCAAGGAGCTCCTGCAACTGGCAAAGCTGGATCATTCTGAGGATGGCAACATTGCCCCAGGAGACAAAAAAGAGCTGGATGAGAACCATTTGCTTGCGAAGAAGTACGGAGGCTTCATGAAAAGATACGGGGGGTTCATGAAGAAAATGGATGAGCTCTATCGGGTAGAACCAGAGGATGAAGCTAATGGAGGAGAAATCCTGGCTAAGAGGTATGGAGGGTTTATGAAGAAAGACTCGGATGATGATGCCCTGGCTAATTCCTCTGATCTGCTGAAGGAGCTTCTGGGAACAGGAGATAACCCCGAAGCAGGGCATTACCGAGAGATAAACGAGAATGACGGGGACATCAGCAAAAGATATGGAGGCTTCATGAGAAGCATAAGGCGCAGCCCCGAATTGGAAGATGAAGCCAAAGAGCTGCAAAAGAGATACGGTGGTTTCATGAGAAGAGTGGGCAGGCCAGAATGGTGGCTGGATTACCAGAAACGGTACGGTGGGTTTCTTAAGCGCTTCGCCGACTCCATTCTCCCTTCAGAAGAAGATGGGGAAACTTATTCCAAAGAGGTCccagagatggaaaagagaTATGGTGGATTTATGAGATTTTAA